In the genome of Bremerella sp. P1, the window TCCCTCAATGCGCTGATTCTCTCGTTTCAGGTTCGCCACCAAATGTTCGGGAAGACGCCCTTCGCGTACGTGTTGGTCTAGCTCATGGCTGAGAAAAGCACGGTAGCGCAGCTGTTGCCGCGGGCCTCTTGGGGCCTCGTCTTCTTCGGGAGGCCTTAGGTATTCACACGGCTCGTCTGTGGCATCTAGTCGTTGCAGCCATGCTTCGTAGAACTCTTGAACGCTGGCGTCCAGCTTCCAATATTTTAGATTTTGCATGGCAAACTGGATTGCCTGACGAAGATCTTGCCGACGATCGGACGGTGACATATGCAGTTTCCCGAGTTATAGGCGCAAACATCTTCGGATCTGAAGAAAATCCGTCGCTAATAACATCGCGAAACGACCAGGCAAACGGGTCGAAGAATTTAGAAGTTCATCTTCGGTGGAATAAGACGGACGGGTTACCTGACGAATCGACAGAGAACTTGTATCTATTCGCTAAGAAGCGTTTTCCGAAAACTGCGCGGCGTGGTTCCGAACTTCTTGCGAAAGGCTATACCAAATCGCGTGGCATTGCTGAAGCCGGAACTCAGTGCGACCTCGGTTATGGATAGGTCGCGATTTAAAAGCAATTCCTTGGCACGCTCTAGCTGCACCCGGCGGATTTCCTCTGCCGGTGTTCGCCCCAAGTAGGATTTGAACTGAATCTCTAGGCTGCGACGTGAAAGAGGGACTTCCCTCAAGATATCATCCACTCCAATCCCTTGGTGCGTATGGTTTTGGATGAATCGCAAGGCACGTACGATCATGGGGTCATCGATCGCTAAAAAATCGGTCGATTGACGGCTGGCAACGCCCTGCGGCGGAATCAGTACGGGCTCACTCGGGGCACTCTTACCTTCCATCATCTGATGAAGCATCGCCGCCGCCTCATAACCAATTCGTTCGCAAGCAAGCGAGACAGCCGAGAGGGGAGGCGTCGAAACCTCGCACAGAAGGTCATCCGAGTCACCTGCCAAGATCGCAAAGTCGTCCGGTACGCGAATCGACGAGAAGTGGCAGACTTCGGCCAACTGGCGAGCATGATGGGCATCGACCGCCAGGATGGCAATGGGGCGTGGAAGCGAATGCAGCCAGCGATTGACGCGGCGCTGCTGCTCTCCCCAAGACATCTTTCGCCCTGCACGGTATCCGGGGCGATAGGTATGGCACTCGTGTCCACGGATGGCTACCGCCTGCTGAAAGGCTTCGCCCCGATTGTTCGAATAGCGATGGCTCGGCGGGGCAAAGTAAGCAAACTGCTTGAACCCTCTTGCCAACAGGTGTTCCACCGCAAGCTCTGCCCGGGCAGCCTCGTCCGTGACAACTCGTCCAATCCCAGGCACCGATGGTCCCACGTCGTCGACGTCTACGGCGGGGATTTTATGTTGCTGGATCTGATCGATTTGCTGTCGCGATGACAATCTGGCAATCACACCGTGACCTCGCCATCCGTCCGGCAAAGACGAACGCTGTTCATGGTCACGAGGGTCAATTAGTAAATGCCAAAGGGCGTTCTTCTCTGCGTATTGAGCAATACCTCGAATTATTCGACGCCCCCAGCTCGTCTCAGTTTCGACCATCACGGCGACGACCTGGACCAGGAGTTTTTCGTCAGATGGTTTTGCTGTGTTCGTCATCATCGGACATCGATTTAGTGATCTTCGGGCTATAAAGAGCTTCCTTGCATTCTAGCTTTTCTTAGCCATGGCTATTGCGCAGAAGCGAGAATTATTTATCAAATTGCTCATGTCGTTTTGCTGGGGGCTATCTTCAACTCAGCAGAGGAGTAAGCTGAATCGAACGTTGCCAATCCATTGCCGACACCTTCCCCGCATCAGGGTGGAAAACGAGTGCGCTAAGGTACCCATGAGCGAGAGTCAGCACCATCGTCGCACTGTTATTGGACTCATGAGCGGCAGTTCCGCCAAAGGAGTTGATACAGCGCTCATCTCGACTGACGGCGAAGATTTCGTAAAGTTTCACGGAGGATTACGGCATCCTTACGACGAAGAGCTACGATCGCGGATTCTGGAAGCCTCGCAGCACAACATTCGCTTGAACGAGCTGTTGTTGCTGGAACGTGAGATTACCCTGCATCACGCCGAGGCCGTCGACGTTCTCAAACAACAGCTGGGAACCATCGCGAATTCAGCCAAGCTGATTGGTTTTCACGGCCATACGGTACGTCACCTTCCCAATGATGGAGTGACCATGCAGTTGGGCAATCCTTGGCTTCTGGCCGAGAACACCGGGCTGCAAGTTGTCTCAGATTTCCGACGCCGCGACATGGCTCGCGGCGGGCGGGGTGCGCCGCTGGCTTCCTTCTTTCACCAGGCCTTATTCCACGACGAGAAGTTTCCCGTTGGGGTACTTAACCTGGGAGGTATTGCCAATCTGACCTGGCTTGGCGCGGACGGGTCGATCGTCGCCGCAGATACCGGCCCCGGGTGTGGTCTCTTGGATGAGTGGACCCAGGAAATGGCGGGACTTAGCCACGATATCGATGGCAAGCTTGCTAGCCGTGGTACCGTTCAACAGGTGCTTGTTGATGACTTTCTTTCTGCACCCTATTTTCAGCGACCACTTCCAAAGTCAGCAGATCGCTTCGAATTCGACCATATCGATGTTTCCGGTTTGAGCGTCGAAGATGGTGCTGCCACGCTTTGTGCCGTAACCGTAGGGGCTGTGGAAGCCGCAATCGCTACGATGCCAGGGCCTCTGGGGATCCTCTGGGTAACCGGAGGTGGAGCGCATCATCCGGTGATTATGAAGAGTCTTCGTGAGAGATACCCGATGGTAAGAACCATCGATCAGCGCAATCTGAGTCCGGTGACTCTCGAAGCAGAATGTTTCGCCTGGTTGGCCGTACGTAGCTTGCGAAATCTACCACTAACCATTCCGGAAACAACCGGTTGCTCGCAACCGACCACCGGCGGATTTGTGACGCCGTAATTGCTACGGAAGGATCTCGGACTGTCTCGGCAATTCAGGCTGGGCAAGCATATTCAGAATCGGCAAGACGGGATCATCAATCCGCTGAAGTGTGGCTTGAAACCCGCGAGCGTTCAGCTGCTCAGAAAGCTGGTCGATCAGCGGAGATTTTGCTTGCAAGATTCCGCCTGAGAGCGCGATGTTCATCCCCGCAGGCGGGATTTCCAATCGCGTTTGAAGTGACTGGATTATCTCAGCTAAATCGGTCGCTGCCTTGGCAATGATCGCGACACAAAGCGGATCAGCACCGTTTGCCTCCGACAAGACGATCGGCGCGAACGACGCAACCAACTCACGCAGATCAGCCGTGTCCGCGAGCGCAGCTTTCATTCCAAGGGATGTGCTTGCTCCAAGTGTTTCGCACACTTGCTTGGCCAACCCGCTTGTCGACTCTCCAGATTCGAGCTGGCTTAAAGTCGCGCGAAGCGCTGACCGTCCGATCGCGAAGCCGCTTCCATCGTCCCCCAGCAAGGGCCCCCAGCCACCAGCAACGGCATACCTTCCCAGCGCATCCCGGCCGATAGCTACCGAACCGGTTCCCGCGATCAATCCGATCGACACAGCAGAGCCGCAACCGGCTACCAGGGGAATAAGATCAGGAACGACATAGCATTCTTCGGCCAGTTCCATTTCCCCAAGACGTTGGCAAAGACCGTCTCGTATTCGCTCGTGGAGCGTACCCGCGACTGCAAAGAGCGCGCGATGGCAAGGAAAACCATCGATCCCCGCCTCTGCTTTGGCCAACTTCACCGACTCGGCAATTGCCCTGGCCGCTGCGTCCAGTCCGACTACTCGCGGGTTACCAGCCGCTGCACGGCCAGTTCCCAAAATTGTGTATTGCTTATCAGCCCCAATACGAGCCAGGACACAAGATGTTTTCGTTCCACCGCTATCGACCGCTAACACAAGTTCGCCGGACGATCGATCTCGGTGGGACATGCTGCTTGTTATATTCAGGTGAGTCAGCATTAGCAGCTACGTTCCCGGGTTATTCCCCTGATAGCCTGACGAAGGTGACCATTGGCCTCGCTGAGCAAGATACGTGCTTGCTCAGCAGACTCGCCCGTGTGATGAACCACGATCGCCGTCTTCACCTCGCCATTGCATTGCTCTAAAAGGCGAGAAGCCTCATCTTCGGAGAGCTTCGTAGCCGCTTTGACGATTCGCTTGGCTCGTGCATTGAGCTTGGAGTTGGTCGCCCGCAGGTCGACCATCAGGTTTCCGAAGGTTTTTCCTTGCCGAACCATCGCGCCCGTACTTAGCATGTTGAGCACCATTTTGGTTGCCGTTCCGGCCTTCATGCGTGTCGACCCACTGATGATCTCGGGACCAACAACCGGGGCGATCACCAAATCGCAATGAGAGTGCAACTCGGAGTTATCGTTGCACGTCAAACCAATCGCATAGGCTCCCGATTCCCGAGCATAGTCAAGTCCACCAATAACGTAGGGCGTACGCCCGCTGGTAGCAATCCCGACAACGACATCTTGGGACGATAGTCCAATGGCTTGCAGGTCTTTGGCCCCGAGCTCCGGATTATCTTCTGCTCCTTCCACCGCTGTTGTCATGGCAGTTGGGCCACCAGCAATTAAACCGATCACCTGCTTGGGATCAGAGCTGAACGTTGGAGGACATTCAGCTGCGTCGAGAACGCCCAGTCGTCCGGATGTTCCCGCACCGAAGTAAATCAAGCGACCCGACCGCAGCAGTCGTGTTGATATGGCATCGATCGCCGCGGCAATTTGTAGCGCTTGCTGTCCAACAGCCAAAGCCACGCCTGCGTCCTGGCCGTTGATCAGATTCACCAGATCCAAAGTCGACATTTCATCGAGGTCTTCAGACGCTGGATTACTGGCTTCGGTCGTCAAATGATCGAGCATGATCGCACAATGAATAGGGACCAGCGGGAAAGTGGGGTGCGTAACATTCAGCCCAGTTTAGACGCGGATTGCTTAGCGGCATAGCTTCTCTGCGCAAAAGCGAGATAATTGTGCGCTTGATCATCTAGCGAAAATAGCTACTCAAGCTAGACTAAAAATGGTCCGTCGCGGCTTCGTTTCCCCCATTTATCCCCAACCCAAGGACCGGCTCGCCTGCATGATAATCCTGGCGATTTTGGCGATTCATCCGATCGATGTAGCGATAATCGCTATTTACATCGTGGGGACGACCCTGCTGGGAATTTGGTTGGGGAAGGGGGGCAATTCAACAAACGACTTCTTTCTCGGATCGAAGAACCTGCCGACCTGGGCTCTGCTGCTTTCGATCGTTGCCACGGAAACGAGCACCGTCACATTTTTGAGCGTCCCTGGTCTGGCGTTTAAGGAAGGGGGCAACTTCGGCTTCCTCCAGTTGGCACTCGGCTACATCGTCGGACGCGTTCTAGTACTGGTGTTTCTGCTTCCTCTCTATTTCCAAAACGAAAACTCGACCGCGTACGAAGTCTTTCAACGAAACTTCGGCAGCTCGACCCGGCGACTGGCGTCCCTCTTTTTTCTGATTGCTCGCACCCTTGGCGATGGTCTGCGGCTTTTTCTCACAGCGCTCGCCCTGCAACAAGTAATGCAACTACCGTTTGAGATTAGTGTTGCCATCCTCGCCGTTGCCACTGCTATCTATGCTTTGTTCGGCGGAGTTCGCTCGGTGGTATGGAATGACTGTCTCCAGTTTGGCGTTTACATGGCTGGCGCCATGATTGCATTGTCCGTGATCCTGATGCGTCTTCCTGGTGGCACCGAGCAATACTTTCAGTTTGCTTCGGAAACAGGCCGCTTGAGACTCTTCGATCTCGAATTGTTTCCGACAGAAGGTCACTTAACGCTATGGGCAGGACTGCTGGGCGGGGGAATGCTCAGCCTGGCGACGCATGGTGCCGACCAGCTGATTGTCCAAAGATATCTCTGCGCGAAGGATCAACGTTCCGCCGGCTGGGCACTTCTGTGGAGCGGGCCCATCGTTTTCGCGCAGTTTGCTTTGTTTCTAGCAATTGGCGTCGCTCTGGCCTGTTATTTCACAGAGTTTGATCCCACGAAGGTCAACATTGCTGGCGACCAGGCATTGGCAACGTTTATCGTGGGTGAACTTCCTCTGGGCATCCGGGGAATCATCCTGGCAGCCGTTTTTGCCGCCGCTATGTCAACCCTTTCCAGTTCCGTCAATTCGTCTTCCAGTTCGCTACTGCAAGACTTCGGACGCCAGGCATGGAGTGACTTGCCCGAGGAACGGCGGCTTCGACTTGCCCGTGCTTTTACTGTCCTTTTCACCCTCTCGCAGGCAGCCGTTGCAGTTATTGCTTTCCGTGGCGACTTCGCCGATACCGTCGTCAATCAGGCCTTGGCCATCGCTGGTTTTTCGGCAGGACTATTACTGGGGCTATTCTTTGTTGCTCTGGTCGTTGGCCGCGTCTCAAGCATATTGGCGAACATCGGTCTGCTTACAGGTGCCGCTGTGATTACGCTGGTCGCTTTTCAGACGAGCATCAGTGGTTACTGGTATTCGTTGATTTGTTGTGGTACTTCCTTCGGGGTCACCGTATTTCTCGGATATGTGGTCTCCTGGCGGGGCGAAACTTCCCAAATTGCTTCCTTGGAGGAAGATTAATGAGTCGGCGTTGTTTGGCTGCTTTCCTACTCGCTCTGGCCTGGCTTCTTCCGGGGACATATTTGTCTGCTACACCGCCCCAGTCCCAAGGCCTGGCAGAGGCTATTACTGCGGATATGGATCAGGCAATTGAAGCCGCACTCGGCGAGAAGCGGATGCCCGGCTGCGTGGTCGTTGTCGCTCGTGACGGACAAGTCGTCTACAAGAAGGCACACGGTAACCGTCGAATTGAACCCTCGGTCGAACCGATGACGACCGATACGGTGTTCGATATGGCGTCGCTTACCAAGCCCATCGTCACGGCCACCAGCGTGATGCAACTGGTCGAAGCTGGCAAGGTGGAGTTAGATGCACCAGTTGTCACCTACTTGCCAGAGTTTCGCGGGCATGGCAAAGAAGAGATCACCATCAAGCAGCTTCTGATCCATACAAGTGGCCTTACCCCGGACAATGCCTTATCCGATTATGAAAGTGGCTGGCCAGGGGCTTACGAGAAGATCTGCAATCTCAAGCTGCTGTCAGAACCTGGAGAGCGTTTTCGCTATTCCGATGTCGGTTTCATTCTGCTTGGTGAAGTAGTTGCCCGCGTTGCGAAGATGCCACTGGACCAGTACGCCACCGAACATATCTTCAAACCACTGGGCATGAACGAGTCGGGTTACAACCCAAGCGAAACGTTAGCCAAACGTGCCGTTACCACTACCAAAGTTGGCGGAACGTGGTTGCGGGGAACGGTGCATGATCCGCGCGCACGCTATTGCGA includes:
- a CDS encoding AraC family transcriptional regulator codes for the protein MMTNTAKPSDEKLLVQVVAVMVETETSWGRRIIRGIAQYAEKNALWHLLIDPRDHEQRSSLPDGWRGHGVIARLSSRQQIDQIQQHKIPAVDVDDVGPSVPGIGRVVTDEAARAELAVEHLLARGFKQFAYFAPPSHRYSNNRGEAFQQAVAIRGHECHTYRPGYRAGRKMSWGEQQRRVNRWLHSLPRPIAILAVDAHHARQLAEVCHFSSIRVPDDFAILAGDSDDLLCEVSTPPLSAVSLACERIGYEAAAMLHQMMEGKSAPSEPVLIPPQGVASRQSTDFLAIDDPMIVRALRFIQNHTHQGIGVDDILREVPLSRRSLEIQFKSYLGRTPAEEIRRVQLERAKELLLNRDLSITEVALSSGFSNATRFGIAFRKKFGTTPRSFRKTLLSE
- a CDS encoding anhydro-N-acetylmuramic acid kinase; this encodes MSESQHHRRTVIGLMSGSSAKGVDTALISTDGEDFVKFHGGLRHPYDEELRSRILEASQHNIRLNELLLLEREITLHHAEAVDVLKQQLGTIANSAKLIGFHGHTVRHLPNDGVTMQLGNPWLLAENTGLQVVSDFRRRDMARGGRGAPLASFFHQALFHDEKFPVGVLNLGGIANLTWLGADGSIVAADTGPGCGLLDEWTQEMAGLSHDIDGKLASRGTVQQVLVDDFLSAPYFQRPLPKSADRFEFDHIDVSGLSVEDGAATLCAVTVGAVEAAIATMPGPLGILWVTGGGAHHPVIMKSLRERYPMVRTIDQRNLSPVTLEAECFAWLAVRSLRNLPLTIPETTGCSQPTTGGFVTP
- a CDS encoding N-acetylglucosamine kinase, which translates into the protein MSHRDRSSGELVLAVDSGGTKTSCVLARIGADKQYTILGTGRAAAGNPRVVGLDAAARAIAESVKLAKAEAGIDGFPCHRALFAVAGTLHERIRDGLCQRLGEMELAEECYVVPDLIPLVAGCGSAVSIGLIAGTGSVAIGRDALGRYAVAGGWGPLLGDDGSGFAIGRSALRATLSQLESGESTSGLAKQVCETLGASTSLGMKAALADTADLRELVASFAPIVLSEANGADPLCVAIIAKAATDLAEIIQSLQTRLEIPPAGMNIALSGGILQAKSPLIDQLSEQLNARGFQATLQRIDDPVLPILNMLAQPELPRQSEILP
- the murQ gene encoding N-acetylmuramic acid 6-phosphate etherase; this encodes MLDHLTTEASNPASEDLDEMSTLDLVNLINGQDAGVALAVGQQALQIAAAIDAISTRLLRSGRLIYFGAGTSGRLGVLDAAECPPTFSSDPKQVIGLIAGGPTAMTTAVEGAEDNPELGAKDLQAIGLSSQDVVVGIATSGRTPYVIGGLDYARESGAYAIGLTCNDNSELHSHCDLVIAPVVGPEIISGSTRMKAGTATKMVLNMLSTGAMVRQGKTFGNLMVDLRATNSKLNARAKRIVKAATKLSEDEASRLLEQCNGEVKTAIVVHHTGESAEQARILLSEANGHLRQAIRGITRERSC
- a CDS encoding sodium:solute symporter family transporter gives rise to the protein MIILAILAIHPIDVAIIAIYIVGTTLLGIWLGKGGNSTNDFFLGSKNLPTWALLLSIVATETSTVTFLSVPGLAFKEGGNFGFLQLALGYIVGRVLVLVFLLPLYFQNENSTAYEVFQRNFGSSTRRLASLFFLIARTLGDGLRLFLTALALQQVMQLPFEISVAILAVATAIYALFGGVRSVVWNDCLQFGVYMAGAMIALSVILMRLPGGTEQYFQFASETGRLRLFDLELFPTEGHLTLWAGLLGGGMLSLATHGADQLIVQRYLCAKDQRSAGWALLWSGPIVFAQFALFLAIGVALACYFTEFDPTKVNIAGDQALATFIVGELPLGIRGIILAAVFAAAMSTLSSSVNSSSSSLLQDFGRQAWSDLPEERRLRLARAFTVLFTLSQAAVAVIAFRGDFADTVVNQALAIAGFSAGLLLGLFFVALVVGRVSSILANIGLLTGAAVITLVAFQTSISGYWYSLICCGTSFGVTVFLGYVVSWRGETSQIASLEED